One Micromonospora sp. WMMD812 genomic window carries:
- a CDS encoding FAD-dependent monooxygenase, translating into MGGSPLRILVVGAGIAGLAVARALRMAGFRPDVTEKLPPGESHETGLYLPGNAARALRRLDLDGPVRPLGHVVHRQRFLDAAGAPLCEVDLDALWTGVGECRALPRAELHRVLLTGAGGAVRHGAEVCTLDLLPAGVGVTFVDGTTAEYDLVIGADGPRSSVRTLAALGGPPRPAGQVVYRTVLRDGPAVTEWTALLGQRSGFLVVPIGAGRVHCYADEAGTEAPADPVARLRELFGSYGGPIPEVLDALEWVHVGITDEVELGRWYRGRVLLVGDAAHATAPTLSQGAAMALEDAVVLAESLKVAGSVEAALVAYESRRRPRTRWVRDRTRDRNRTRDVPPALRDPLLRGRGGRIFGEHYRLLLGPL; encoded by the coding sequence ATGGGTGGTTCACCCCTGCGCATCCTCGTCGTCGGCGCGGGCATCGCCGGCCTCGCCGTGGCCCGAGCGCTGCGGATGGCGGGCTTCCGGCCGGACGTCACCGAGAAGCTGCCGCCCGGGGAGTCCCACGAGACCGGCCTCTACCTTCCCGGCAACGCCGCCCGCGCGCTACGCCGGCTGGACCTGGACGGCCCGGTCCGCCCGCTCGGTCACGTCGTGCACCGCCAGCGCTTCCTGGACGCCGCCGGAGCCCCGCTCTGCGAGGTCGACCTGGACGCCCTCTGGACCGGGGTCGGCGAGTGCCGGGCACTGCCCCGAGCCGAGTTGCACCGGGTGCTGCTCACCGGGGCCGGCGGCGCGGTGCGGCACGGCGCCGAGGTGTGCACCCTCGACCTGCTGCCGGCCGGCGTCGGGGTGACCTTCGTCGACGGCACCACCGCCGAGTACGACCTGGTGATCGGCGCCGACGGACCGCGTTCGTCGGTACGCACCCTCGCCGCGCTCGGTGGCCCGCCCCGACCGGCCGGGCAGGTGGTGTACCGCACGGTGCTGCGCGACGGGCCGGCGGTCACCGAGTGGACCGCGCTGCTCGGCCAGCGCTCCGGTTTCCTGGTGGTGCCGATCGGCGCCGGGCGGGTGCACTGCTACGCCGACGAGGCCGGCACCGAGGCGCCCGCCGACCCGGTGGCCCGGCTGCGCGAACTGTTCGGCTCGTACGGCGGCCCGATCCCCGAGGTGCTCGACGCCCTGGAGTGGGTGCACGTCGGGATCACCGACGAGGTCGAACTGGGCCGCTGGTACCGGGGCCGCGTGCTGCTCGTCGGCGACGCCGCGCACGCCACCGCACCGACCCTGTCCCAGGGGGCGGCGATGGCTCTGGAGGACGCCGTCGTGCTCGCCGAGTCGCTGAAGGTGGCCGGCAGCGTGGAGGCGGCCCTGGTCGCGTACGAGAGCCGACGGCGCCCGCGTACCCGATGGGTGCGGGACCGGACCCGCGACCGCAACCGGACCCGCGACGTCCCGCCGGCCCTGCGCGACCCACTGCTGCGCGGCCGGGGCGGTCGGATCTTCGGCGAGCACTACCGGCTTCTGCTCGGCCCGCTCTGA